The genome window TTTGATGTTGTACATGCTGTCCTCTCATAACATTTGAGTTCAACCTGGGTTGGGTGGGGTCTCTATGGGTTCCACTACCTATGTTACAGGATTGGATGGAAATGACATTGCTATAATCTGACATTCATGGAATGTGAGAATGTTGTTGGGAAGCATATGTGAAGATGATCTAAATAGACGTAGTGTTGGATGTTTATTAGTTTAATAGATTGTAAACATGAACGTTCAAAGATATTTTTAGAACTAATTATCCAGTATCCAGGAGCTAATTTTCAAATACAGAAAAAAAGTTAGCTTCTAAAGTTATTTCCAGATGCAGTTTTAGCCTTTAGGGAAACAAGTAAATGTCTCAAACTCTGTCCAAGATAGATAATGATAATTTGGTGTGGGTAGCTTGGATTACATAGTATATAATATCCGAAAAAGCCCATTTAAGAAATAAATGTAGAAAGAAAAGCCCATTTGAGAAGAAGTACAAAAATGGACCAATATGTATTTGGTTTTTCATTGACAGAAGAGAACATCTGACTTGTgagaagttgcacaaaaatgcacCAATGTATGTTTGGTTTTTATTAACATGAGAAAATCTGACTTGTATAGGTGGCCAATCATCCTTTCTACAGTATTGAGATGCCCAATCAGCAGCGGACACTGATGAAGCATCAAATGAAGTCAAAACAGGACCCACAAAATATCACACTTGTTCAACACAGGTTCCCTGTTTCATTAAAGTTCGTTAAGTTAGTTGAGCTTCAACACCAACTACAAAATCAACATCTCCACTTCTCCCATCAAAACCTCTCCATCTGTAAATTCCCTCCCCCTTCTCCTTCCTACAACACCAATCCTCAAAAGCCAATCATCTGTTCTTTCTTTCACCAACAAAATTCAAGCTCTTCAATGTCATCTCACAAGCAAAATTCCAATGGAGTCATTGGCGCCTTCTCCGCGCCTGGTTTCGATTCTGACCGTGGCTTTGGTGGCCTTGATGATGCCAGTTTACGGCCAAATCAATACACCATGCTTGCCTTCTGTGCTGTCTGCCTTGACTCCTTGCATGAATTTTATTACAAACAGCACTGCTAATGgtacatcaccaactttggatTGTTGCAGTGCACTTGGGTCCCTCACAAGTGGTGGCATGGACTGCTTGAGTGCTTTTGCCTCATTGTTACTGGAAGTGTTCCTTTCCAGATTCCAATCCACATAACCTTGGCTCTCTCTTCCTCACGCTTGTAACATGCCCGGAGATCCTGTCCAATGCAAAGgtaacactcaaaagcatttaTATACTAGTTATGTTTGTTTACAATGTTAATCAAAGTGTTACACAGAATTTCTCTTTCATTTGCAGCCTCTGGTGCACCAATTCCAGCTCAAGGTCCAATCGCGCTAGGCCCAAATCTCTCCCCTAGAGCTTCTACATCTCTTAGTCCAACAGGTAGTGTGATTTAGACCTTAGTAGTACAATAGACTGTTTTTTACCGCTTTAGAGCCCTGATACAGAAAATTGTTTTTTTAAGAGCAGCTTCTGCTGTTCCTAAACCAACTTCATCAACTTTACCACCAGAATCGGACACAACCCCATTCCTCACACCGCCATCCCGGACAACCGATACTGGAACCCCAACCACAACTACTGGTAACAGGTAGCAGCCCGGCTCTAAGCCCAACATCAGCTGCTTTTCCCTCTCCCAGCACTTCACTGGCTTTTCTGCTACTTGCGTTTGGATTTGCAATTTTCAAGTAGTTTGAGATTGTTTGATTAGGACATATATGGGGACTGACATGGATTCTACATTGCTGTTTACGTAGTCCATAGGTTTGTTGAATTATTCGTTTAGGGTTTTGCTATATCTTCCGGGAATGTCACATTGAGTGATTATTCGTGTAAGATAAACCACTTACTATGAATTATTTGTTACATTTGAGTGTAAGAAAAATGTTCATTATGCCTTCACATTCCATGACTCCTTGAGTAATGTTCATTTAGGAATGCTTTCTTCGTAGATAGCTTCAACTTAAATGGGACAATAAGGGCAATTTTGGAATGGCAAGGATCGGTTAAGGAATGCAAATCAGACTGCAAGAGAAGGTAACAGTGCATATTTCTTCCCATAAAAGCCGGTTGTTCAATTCACCGAGGAGCACAGAGAAGATTTGATTTTGGTAAACATGGTTTCCTCAAGATTTTATTTTGTACACATCCACTATGTAATCAATTACATTAACGATCAGCttgccatcatcatcatcaaattggGCAAATTCTACCCGGGTGATCAaattataacaaattaaatttggaaaattttaGGTAATTAAATTGGTACAATTTGACTTTCAATGACGAAATTGTAACACCTGTAATCTTTTAGTGAACACAAATTCTATTAACCCCCTTCTATCTATCATTCTCTTAAACTTAAACAGACCGTTTACTTTTAATGACAGTAGATCACGTCCATATTGAAGGGCAAAAAGGTAAGTTTAAGGACTCAAGTCTGCTTCCCGCCATTGTCATCCCCACCTGTTACTAGAACCGCCTAACAAACCCAGAACCGACCAAAgagaatctctctctctctacgcCGTGAGTATGGCTTCTGCTATCGCGATTTATCTACTTCTTGCCTCCACCGTCGCTCTCTTGTACGTCAACACCGCAGCACAATCATCGGCACCACCACCGCCAGGGCAAGAAGGTTGCAGCAACGAATTCATCTCGTTCTCGCCGTGCCTGCCTTACGTATCTGCACCGCCGAACAACTTTGCATCCACTGCCCCATCCAAGTGCTGTGACGCATTTGTCTCTTCCACCGACGCCGGCGCCGAGAACTGTCTCTGATACCTTCTCAAGCAGCCTATGGTCCTAGGGTTTCCATTGAACGAATCTAGAGTGCTCTCCCTCCCTTTGGTCCGTTCGCTGAGGAACGCGAGTTTGGCGACCACCGAGTCTCTCGATTCACTTTGCTCATCAGGTTGGATTTCGCTTTCTCGAATAATTCTTGAATCTTCAATCGCTTCTTGCTTCAATCTTGGTTTATGTGGGAGTATCAACATCTTAATTCAGACGAATCTGGAATATACGTAAATATACGCAATTGGAATGATTAAATTAGGTTAATTATGCTGATTTGTGATTAATCACAATTAATCAAAATTTCTAATGCAATTGTGCCTACTCTGTACTCCAGCTGCTCTGCCTCCCCTCGGTAACAGAACTGACACGAATTTCTCCAATCCTTCTAATCCTGGTAAGCCAAAAAACTGTGTTTAGGGTTTCTGGTTCACTGTGAATCATACATTCTCTTCAGATTAGCTTTTCAATAATATTGCAGTCAAGAAGTTTTATGTCAGATAGATGGTCAGGAGCTCTTAGCTTTTAATCACTATTTTTGTAGGCTCTGGAAATGGTACATCTTCTACAGACTTGCCATCAGAACCTCATTTGCCACCAGAAACAGTCATAAGCTCACCAGCATTACCACACTCCATTTGAGAACCCGCCATGGATTCATCTGATATAGGATGGATACACAACAGCAATGCTTGCTTGCCGCCTGGAGTAGTGGGGTTTCTTATTATAATGCTACTCATGCGGGATTTTCCAGCAATTCTCACTTGATCATGCTGTTGACAACAAACTGACATTACTTGTACTGGGTCTGTAAAGAAAACTTGCCAACACCCAGTCTGTAATTTCTGAGCTCACACCTTATCTGGGTATGCTCAGGATTGATACCTACTTCTGCAATAACAACTGTTGTATCCTACCACAAACTGTTGAAGTTTGCCCGGGCGGTTAATGGGGACGGACGGTAAATGCCAACGGACTGTAAATGCCAACGGACTGTAAATTCATTGGCAATATGTCTACGCTGGTTCAGAATGCTTTTTTCCACCTTCCAGATAGTGTACTTCATACACTCTTTTCATTCTACCTTTCCAATTGCAAGCATACATATATAAGCAATTTACATCATAGAATATTGATATGATTTAATGGTACACACAACTTTTGCACCTCATGCCGGAAACAGTTATGACTCCAACCCTAAAAGGTTTGACTACATTGATCCTGTTTCACCAATCAAATCAGCCCTCAATAGAACCACTGTCTAATTCTCAGGAAATTGAaccaaagaaaagagagaagcaGAAGGAAAGACAAGAATATTGCTCTGCAAAACAGATGTGGAGCAGATTCTACTTCCACCCGTCAGACCATTCAGCTTCATCTGTAACAGGCTTGGGGATCTCAGAGAACTCTTGGCCCCATTCATCTGTAACAGGCTTGGGGATCTCATAGGAATCTTGGCCCCATTCAGCTTCTTCAGCGGGCTGAGTTTTTCCCCCTTCGTAGTAGTTCAAGGAACTGTCTTCCACGTAATCACTGCCGCCATACTCCTCTCTTTCGGGGAGCTTACAACCTTCGTAAGAGTTGTTGTCGGTACAATACCAAAGAAGCTGATTCCAGTATTGGTCCTGCAGTTTCCAAAAATTGGAACATTAGAGGGGTAAACCTAAACAGCTGAGTCCTTGGCTTTCTTCTAAATACAGTAATAGATGATGCCAAGATCCCCAGATACCAAATTTCATCTCCGCTCCAAAATTATCTTGTTTATGCACCTGAAATTCTTTCTTTCAAACATAATATTCAACTCAATAAAACTTAGTTACATCCATTTTGGTTAGCTATATATCTTCCAATGCCACTCTGCTTTTCTTAAAGCAACACTCTCCGATAAAACTCGCAGCACACAGATAACCACTCAGAATAATGCAGCAGTCAATGTCTCTTTAAGTTAATTTTCCAAGTTTTATTATATTCAgttgtttattttattcttttgatgTTCAACTGACTTAATCTTGAGTGAGCCACAGAAGAGGTCATACCTTGCAGATTATGTGTGGATTCCCAATAATAACAAGCAGCGATATGGCACGGGTAATAGCCACATTGAACCTtcttgaattgctcaaaaatcCCAAGCAGTGGGTTTTGTCAAACTCATTGTGTTTTATTGTGGAACGAACAGTAGATATAATAATAACTTCCCTTTCTTGtccttgaaattgttcaacactTCCAACCTTGATACCAGGCATATCCAAATTGTCAagggctttcttcagtttaagTACTTGCTGCCGATAAGGTGTAATGACCCCAATACTGTCCTCACTTACATCACTGCTCATGGTCAGCTTCTTGATAATTTCCACTACCTTGCTTGCTTCAAATCGATTAAACCATGATGGATTATTTCCCTCCCTTTCATCACAGCCTTGGATGCCAAAGAAAAGAACAGGGAACTCCTTGTTTGGCAGAAAGTTCACCGAAGTCATGAATGAACTTGTATCATCTTTGCATGCCATCAAATGCCCTTGATAGAACAGCTTCGAAGGGAGATCCAAAATTGTTGGGTGAGATCGGTAATTTCGGACCAGTTTTGTTATGTAATTTTCATCTTCGCTGCTATAAGGTTCACACTCAAACAGCCTCTCCAAGTAAGACTTTCCCAATCCATATGTCTCTGCATGTCTGGAAAATACTACTGGGCCTAACTGCATGGGGTCTCCAGCAAGAACAACAACTGTCTTCCTTCGGCAGAAGTTGCCGATAGAGATCATGCTTTCTGGTTCTGAAGCTTGGCCAGCCTCGTCTAAGAAAATATGAGAGAAGTGGCCTCTTTCAACACCTTCCGCATGAAGAAGAGATGCACTCATGTAAGTAGATATAATGATTCGATAGCATGTGAGAGCACGAAGTGGAGGACATTTGAAGACAAACTCATCAAAGAAGCAAAATCGGATATGATCCGGCTTGACATCCTCATATGGACGAGAAGAGGCGTTAAGCCTAAATATGTCTTCTTCACGAAGATCAACAGCCTTTTCTGAAAGAATTTTGTCCAGCAAATGGTCCCCTGCGCTGTTGGAAGGCGCACATACTAGAATACGTGAATTCTTTCGAGATTTGTAGAGTTGAAGTATGGCTTCCACAAGTGTCATAGTCTTTCCTGTACCTGGAGGCCCATATATCACATAAGGTGGAGCTCCCCTGCACCCAAGAATCATAGCAGTGGAATGCATCTGCTCCTCATTAAGAGTACAAGAAATGGGTACCAGAGGAGATTCCTGAATCAGCCTCCTTTCAGATGTGTCAGATGGAAATAGAAATTCTGTTGCTAACCCCTGAGCCGCATCAACAGCCTGATAAAGCCTCCTTGTATTGATCCGATTATATGTGAACTGTACATTGTAAAGGTTGATGCCTGCATGATGTTGGTGAAATTCCGGAGCAAATTTCAAATACACTTCATCGGCCTCGACACGATGGATGTAGCCCTGCAGAAAACCAAAATTTtcttgaaaaggaaaaataaaaacaaagtaataggcaacaaattaaaatttaacAACATGAACAGGTAACCAGGAAATCACATTTTTTCGTTGTTTCTCAATCAAAAGTCATTTGTTTGCtatattgatgatatgagtTACTCACATTGGAACCAATCACGACAGGGCAACAGCCGAATATGAAAGAGATCACTCAATaacattttttgtcaaaatttttggatGATCCAGGTTTCATAATTATTGAATTTGTTTAGAACCACAATGCAAGTCAGAGAGAGAAGAAtgtctgggaaaaaaaaaactggagtTGATGTGATTTCACATATTAAGGAAACCAATACAATGCATCACTTGTTCTCATGAGTTGAGCATTTTTACAGCTGAAACTCTTCAAAACATGGAGGTTGATAATGGGACATTATGGCAATGAGAACAATAAGGGTATATATTTTCCATAAGTAAATGAAAACCTGATATGGAGGAATGTCATCTACATCAGAAGCAAGCTTGGCAAAAATAAAATCCCCATGGACAAGGGAGGGCCTTTTCTCAGCCAACCCAGGGACCTCAAGGGTGAGAAAAGGTCCCTTCTTCCTCATAGCAACAGACTCCATGTTGTGACTTCGCATATCTTCCTGAAGTAAAAAAGTACTAGACTTAGTATTATATAAACGAAAACATCATGTCAAAATTGCTACTGTTTTCCTTAGGAACAAaagacataaaataaaaatacctCCATCTGTAATTCTTCCACAACCAGTagatttttaaagtaagaagcATAAGTGTCAAATGTTAGACCTCCACAGATGACATCAGGGATCTGCTTGTTCTCTATCATTTCTCGAATTTCCATTGGAATATCATACCGTGGAAGCCGATTCTTGAAACTTCGGTCTGTCGGCCTTGTGGGACGAGAACCCCCCACAAAGTTATTAACAACAAAATGTTTATTTCGCCTgccttttgaaaaagaaaaaggcttCTGTGATGCCAAGGATTGGGATATTTTATCTTCAGCCAAGAGAAAGACCACTCGCTCTATCCTATCATTTCCCACATCCAAATGCACAATTGAAGTGTGCAAGCCAATTGCCTTTGGTTTGCAAGAAAGCCATAGTGTTTGAGTCTCTCCCTGCTGAACCATTCTATCCTCTAACTTAAAAGCCTCCAGAAAGCCTCGGACACTGTTTACATCAGAACCCGGTGATGGTGGTTTCATTATAGAAAGTGTGAACGAATCCTCAGGATTTGAAGCATAAATttgagtccaaaggtccacggCATCTTCAGTGGAGTTTGTGATGGTGATTGAATCCACAGCAGTTTCCCCCACAATAATTGATTGAGGCTTTCCATCCACAAAAGGGAATGGGACAGAAATTATGACTGGGCCTTCCTCAATCGGATTATAACTACACACAGATTTGTCATCCTCATAGTCAATGACCGGAACTTCAGCTTCATCTCCAATGACAGAGTACTCTTCATCGGCCCACTTACCACCCCGTGTTCCCATAACTTTACAGGAGCTGGAAAAATAGAAATCCATATGTTCAACAACCAAGTAGGATATCAAGTATCAACACATGATGTATGCAAACCCTAACACGATTAAAATAGGCATTTCCTCTCTTCATTTCGTAATTAAAAATCACAAGCATGGTCATATTTTCATGAAAAGGAATAAGACTGTTGTGTGCAATCAATATTGCAAAGCCTAGATAGCAGAAACCACATAAATAAGCAATAAATCacaattatcatcatcaaagccttgaCCTCAAATAAATAGGGGTCGGCGACATGAATTGATAATAGTTGGAATTGGAGTCCACCATATGAATCCTCATCCACCATATTTTTCCAATCTAAAACTACACTTCCCATTCCTATATAATTCATATCCTCTTTTCTCACTTTCATTCGTGTCTATTTGGTCTTCCTCTCCTTTTAGCATCTGCTAATTGAATTTTTCCCAAGCCTCAATCAGTTTGACATGTCTAAACCGTCTCACATGATTTTTACACGTTTTATCTTCTATTGGCGCAACTCCTAATCTGCATCTAATAATCTCCTATCTCATCAGATCGTTTCTTGTGTTCCCACACATCCACCATAAAATTACCATTTCGACTGCATGTTTGTTTTCATTTAACAGCCCAACAATAAGATTCTATATCATTTAAACAATACTGCAATCGAAAACTTAATGATAGTCCAATCACTATCAAAAACACTGTGAGAATGAAAacccaaataaataaatgtggCATCAATCCCAGCAATGGCATACCCATGTTAAGAACCCTATCAGCAGATTAAAGCAAACCCTTAAATCATTTAGACAATACCATAACCAAAATCCACAAATTTGTGCAATCACTCATCAGAAATTACGAGAAAAGAACCCAAATAAATAAAGTTGGCAGCAATCCCTGCAATAGCAAACCCAATCAAGAACCCTATAAATAGATAAACGCAAACCCTCGTTTTATCTCACTTGCAATGCCCACCACATTACCTCCCCATTAAATACAAAATAGCATGCATACATATTCATAATAATAGACAAACAGGTTCACCTTGATGAAAACTGAGCCGCCAGAACCTTGCAAGAGAGATGGAGAGAACCCCTTTCGGCTAGGTTGCTtaaaaaccctaattctccaATCTCCAAAAAGTGTTTGCCCTTACCATTCTCTATTTCAATAGTTcagaattaaaagaaaatagaaaggaCATTAAAGTTTTCCCAACCGAGTCGCAGGGTAGGTGCATTGTTCCTAGAATACCAAGAGCCGATCATGGTAAGAACTTTGGGTTGGTACTTGAAGAAGAATAGGCAAATTGCAAAAAGAGGGAGGTGCATTGATGTGGCAGGAATTCATGACATGCCCTCCCCTCCTCTGTTTCTGAGCTCATTCGGGCAGATAAAAGATAGTACTATGGGACTAGGGCTTTAGGAGAAGAAGGGTAATTTGATGATTAGGTAGGGGTAAAATTGTTCCGGAGCATAATATTTCAGGAAAAGTTTCCtgtcttttgcttctttttttttcaaatatagttgaaaaatataattttcattATTGAAATTTTTGGGCGCACATATATCTAATTCAGTCAATTATCAATCGAGCCACTCTCATTGGTTTTTGGTCTTTATCCATTATCAATCGAGCCAcctctaatatatatatatatatatacacatattataAATGATAACATATATGGGTATGGGGCGGGTTGGATTACAACATGTTTTTATGGCCTATATCTGTGGTCAGAAAATTACAACTAAAGATCTTGTCACACTCACTTAGTCCCCGATTTTATAACTGCGGATAAAAACTATAGTTAGGTATAAGTGTTTTTTGTTGTAGTATCACATGGAAGTGACAATGGAATTGAATTATCATGAAGAATTTGAGATTGTCAAGATGCATCGCCCATGGAGACCATTTCATCCCGCAACCATATTGGGAGAATCTGCAAGAGGGAAATTTTTGGTGAGGTACAGgaacaaaattgaaattaatggAATTACTATCATAGAAGAAAGAGGTAGACGATGCCAATATCAAGCCATCTACACAAGAAATAAATGCTAAAATTCGTCGCATGCATTATAATGAAATTTATCGGGCTGGGTCGAAAACCCGTTGGCAAGGGACGGCCCGGCCCAACACCTCTTCCCTGGTTGGGCTGCGAGGCCAAGAAAAGTTACAGAAAGCTATTGATCAGTCACACTCCCTCTCCTGCTCTACTTTCTATAATAATCTCTAACAACTATAGCTACACTTCCTCCATGAAATCTGTCTGGTTTGCTTTTCGAGTTCGTTATTCACGCCAGCCAAAAGAGATTGACTATCAATAGCACCAACTTGTACAGtaaaatcatgaacaaacaacTGATGGAGGACTAGTGGCAAATAATTACAATGAAAACTAATTAGTAGGATTGGAATGCCACGTTGtcataattgcacaaaattttacGAGAAGACTCATTTCGATGTGGTTGACAAAACTATTGGCTGCCACTAGCCCCCACCATATTTCTCAAAATCTACTGTTTAGGACTTCAAATAGGTCGTTTAATGTTTTAGGAACAATTTTTCGTGTTTTACATCACTTTAAGATTGTAGTCGACTCTAgtgatatttttctttaaacTTTGAAGAAATATACTGAAAACTTGAGAGTTGTTCTCAAATCT of Tripterygium wilfordii isolate XIE 37 chromosome 13, ASM1340144v1, whole genome shotgun sequence contains these proteins:
- the LOC120013311 gene encoding non-specific lipid transfer protein GPI-anchored 25-like, with protein sequence MVLGFPLNESRVLSLPLVRSLRNASLATTESLDSLCSSAALPPLGNRTDTNFSNPSNPGSGNGTSSTDLPSEPHLPPETVISSPALPHSI
- the LOC120013310 gene encoding probable RNA helicase SDE3 translates to MGTRGGKWADEEYSVIGDEAEVPVIDYEDDKSVCSYNPIEEGPVIISVPFPFVDGKPQSIIVGETAVDSITITNSTEDAVDLWTQIYASNPEDSFTLSIMKPPSPGSDVNSVRGFLEAFKLEDRMVQQGETQTLWLSCKPKAIGLHTSIVHLDVGNDRIERVVFLLAEDKISQSLASQKPFSFSKGRRNKHFVVNNFVGGSRPTRPTDRSFKNRLPRYDIPMEIREMIENKQIPDVICGGLTFDTYASYFKNLLVVEELQMEEDMRSHNMESVAMRKKGPFLTLEVPGLAEKRPSLVHGDFIFAKLASDVDDIPPYQGYIHRVEADEVYLKFAPEFHQHHAGINLYNVQFTYNRINTRRLYQAVDAAQGLATEFLFPSDTSERRLIQESPLVPISCTLNEEQMHSTAMILGCRGAPPYVIYGPPGTGKTMTLVEAILQLYKSRKNSRILVCAPSNSAGDHLLDKILSEKAVDLREEDIFRLNASSRPYEDVKPDHIRFCFFDEFVFKCPPLRALTCYRIIISTYMSASLLHAEGVERGHFSHIFLDEAGQASEPESMISIGNFCRRKTVVVLAGDPMQLGPVVFSRHAETYGLGKSYLERLFECEPYSSEDENYITKLVRNYRSHPTILDLPSKLFYQGHLMACKDDTSSFMTSVNFLPNKEFPVLFFGIQGCDEREGNNPSWFNRFEASKVVEIIKKLTMSSDVSEDSIGVITPYRQQVLKLKKALDNLDMPGIKVGSVEQFQGQEREVIIISTVRSTIKHNEFDKTHCLGFLSNSRRFNVAITRAISLLVIIGNPHIICKDQYWNQLLWYCTDNNSYEGCKLPEREEYGGSDYVEDSSLNYYEGGKTQPAEEAEWGQDSYEIPKPVTDEWGQEFSEIPKPVTDEAEWSDGWK